Below is a window of Syntrophomonas wolfei subsp. wolfei str. Goettingen G311 DNA.
CACTTGCCCCGCGGCCATGTTGGAAATCATCATAGGAATAAAGAAAGGGCTCAATCCGTTTACGCCTTTTTGCAGCATTTTGGCATGTTGTTCCTCAAAGGTTTGAATTCCTCCAATACCGGAGCCTATCCATACCCCAACCCGCGGAGCTTCACCAGCTGTAAGCTGCAATCCGGCGTCTTCGACCGCAATTCTGGCTGCGGAACAGGCGTACTGGACAAAAAGGTCCATACGCCGGGCATCCTTGCGGGGGATATAATCCTGCACATTGAAATCCTTCACCTGGGCCGCAATCCGGGTAGGAAAATCGCTGGCGTCAAAACGGTCAATATGGCCTATGCCGCCACGCCCTTCTATCAGGCTAGTCCAAAAATCCTTTTTGTTGTTGCCGATAGGGGAAATCATCCCCAAACCGGTAATTACCACGCGGCGAGCGGTCATGTAATCACCTCTCTACTTATGCCGTTTACTGCAACTTTGCTTCTACGTAATCCACCACATTTTTAACGGTTTTCAGTTTGGCTGCTTCTTCTTCGGGAATCTGGATTTCAAATTTCTCTTCCAGCAGCATCAGCATTTCTACGATATCCAGGGAATCAGCCTCCAGATCCTCAGCAAATTTTGATTCGAGCTGGATTTCGTCCTCGGGAATATCCTTGATCTCCACAATAATCTTTTTCAGTTCCTCAAATACGTTCACTTTCTATTTCCTCCTCAATATTTTTTATTTAGGATAATCCTCCATCCACTTTTATAACCTGGGCGGTAATATAAGCCGCCGCATCCGAAGCCAAGAAGGCCACCACCCCGGCGATATCTTCCGGGGTTCCCAGCCTGCCCACGGCAATAGCCGAGAGCATCTTTTCCTTCTGCTCCGGGCTGAAGGCGGCCGTCATATCACTCTGGATATAGCCGGGGGCAATCACATTGGCCGTGATGCCTCGAGCTCCATATTCCCGGGCTATGGAAAAAGTCAATCCCAATAGCCCCGCCTTGGAGGCGGAATAATGGGCCTGTCCCGCATTTCCACTTAAGCCTACCACCGAAGAAATATTTATTATTCTACCATAACGTTTTCTCACCATCTGTCTGAGAGCGGCCCGGCAACAATAAAAAGCCGAGCTCAAATTGGT
It encodes the following:
- the fabG gene encoding 3-oxoacyl-[acyl-carrier-protein] reductase, with protein sequence MDMSAKVALVTGSSRGIGRAIALHLAREGYRVVVNYYNNPQESSEIIEENQEQARQVLQEIEAAGSTGIMVGADVSDPVMARELVEAAIKEYGQIDVLVNNAGINKDQLILRINDEEWDKLINTNLSSAFYCCRAALRQMVRKRYGRIINISSVVGLSGNAGQAHYSASKAGLLGLTFSIAREYGARGITANVIAPGYIQSDMTAAFSPEQKEKMLSAIAVGRLGTPEDIAGVVAFLASDAAAYITAQVIKVDGGLS
- the acpP gene encoding acyl carrier protein, giving the protein MNVFEELKKIIVEIKDIPEDEIQLESKFAEDLEADSLDIVEMLMLLEEKFEIQIPEEEAAKLKTVKNVVDYVEAKLQ